From the Solanum pennellii chromosome 4, SPENNV200 genome, one window contains:
- the LOC114076931 gene encoding probable methyltransferase PMT28, with product MRKHNIALTRFGRKVKGSYQSYGLGVKLAAVVILGLCFVFIWSVFSPSSYSVAYQRDTFDDIREPISSANRKKVTSLVPSTKKEQPHNKKLKHRSSSGEKKKRVDRSSLPSKSGGWHKNDKSGVDRKRKGEDLKLPKKVDKVKEQELEGSETDVLEKENEEDKIGNDKQEEEKKVVEVKENEKEKTENNSKQEGEGVDGEENEKEEIESNKEEEGEGEGEGEAEGEGTVDGNEGNGEIANTEELDQEAAEKVEDEDEKAKDNGKKNKNLGPLFDPKAHYTWNLCSTRSKHNYIPCIDFESASGKLQNYRHHERSCPKAPQMCLVPLPPGGYETPVSWPESKSKIHYKNVAHPKLEAYVKKGSWVVESGDHLIFPTDQSIPKGGIQHYLDFIEEMVPDIEWGKNIRVVLDIGCEDSSFGASLLEKDVLTLTLGLKDDLVDLAQVALERGFPAVVTPFGTRRLPFPSGVFDTIHCNDCHASWHSNGGKHLIEMNRILRPGGYFILSSKHSSIEVEEGMSTLTASICWNILADKTDEISDIRIKLYQKPQANDIYQLRRKKVPPLCKANENPDASWYVPIKSCLHTIPESIEQRGTEWPEEWPKRLETYPEWMNNREKLIADSEHWKAIVDHSYLVGLGIEWSQIRNVMDMKAINGGFAAALAQQKVWVMNVIPVHAPNTLPVIFERGLIGVYHDWCEAFGTYPRSYDLLHADHLFSRLKNRCKHPIVIVVEMDRILRPGGWGIIRDKVEILDPLEKILRSLHWEIRMTFAKDKEGILCAQKTMWRP from the exons ATGAGGAAGCACAACATAGCTTTAACAAGATTTGGAAGAAAGGTAAAAGGTTCATATCAATCTTATGGTCTTGGTGTTAAGTTAGCTGCAGTAGTAATTTTGGGTCTTTGTTTTGTATTCATTTGGTCTGTGTTTTCACCTTCTTCTTATTCAGTAGCCTATCAAAGGGACACTTTTGATGATATTAGAGAACCTATTTCATCTGCAAATAGGAAAAAGGTTACATCTTTAGTTCCTTCAACTAAGAAAGAACAACCCCATAATAAGAAACTGAAACATAGATCAAGTTCTGGTGAGAAAAAGAAGAGGGTTGATAGGTCTTCTTTGCCTTCAAAATCTGGTGGTTGGCATAAGAATGATAAAAGTGGAGTTGATAGGAAGAGAAAAGGTGAGGATCTGAAGTTACCCAAAAAGGTTGATAAGGTGAAGGAACAAGAATTGGAAGGATCTGAAACTGATGTGTTGGAGAAGGAGAATGAGGAAGACAAAATAGGAAATGATAAgcaagaagaagagaaaaaagtaGTTGAAGTTAAAGagaatgagaaagaaaaaacagaaaataatagtaaacaagaaggagaaggagTGGATGGTGAAGAGAATGAGAAAGAGGAAATAGAAAgtaataaagaagaagaaggagaaggagaaggagaaggagaagcagAAGGAGAAGGAACAGTAGATGGTAATGAAGGTAATGGTGAAATAGCTAATACTGAGGAATTGGATCAAGAGGCTGCTGAGAAAGTGGAGGATGAGGATGAGAAAGCTAAAGATAATGggaagaagaacaagaatttAGGACCATTATTTGATCCAAAAGCACATTATACTTGGAATTTATGTAGCACTAGGAGCAAGCACAATTACATTCCTTGCATTGACTTTGAAAGTGCCAGTGGAAAGTTGCAGAATTATCGGCATCACGAAAGAAGTTGTCCTAAAGCACCTCAAATGTGTCTTGTTCCCCTTCCTCCTGGTGGTTATGAGACTCCAGTAAGCTGGCCTGAGAGTAAGTCAAAG atacattataaaaatGTGGCACACCCGAAACTAGAGGCATATGTTAAGAAAGGGAGCTGGGTGGTGGAGTCTGGAGATCATCTCATTTTTCCGACGGACCAATCTATACCCAAAGGTGGAATTCAACACTACCTAGATTTCATAGAAGAG ATGGTACCAGACATTGAATGGGGGAAGAATATCCGTGTTGTGCTGGATATTGGATGTGAAGATTCAAGCTTTGGGGCTTCTCTACTTGAAAAAGATGTGTTAACACTTACTCTAGGCTTAAAAGATGACCTTGTGGATCTAGCACAAGTTGCACTTGAGCGTGGTTTTCCAGCAGTAGTTACCCCATTCGGAACTCGGAGGCTTCCCTTTCCTAGTGGTGTCTTTGATACTATTCACTGTAATGATTGCCATGCATCTTGGCATTCTAATG GGGGAAAGCATCTTATAGAGATGAACAGAATTTTGAGGCCTGGaggttattttattttgtcttcaAAGCACAGTAGCATTGAAGTTGAAGAAG GTATGTCCACGTTGACAGCATCAATCTGTTGGAACATCCTCGCTGATAAAACTGATGAAATCAGTGATATCAGGATTAAGTTATACCAAAAACCACAAGCAAATGACATATACCAATTGAGAAGGAAAAAAGTTCCACCTCTATGCAAAGCAAATGAGAACCCAGATGCATCCTG GTATGTGCCGATTAAATCTTGCTTGCACACAATTCCTGAATCCATAGAACAACGAGGAACCGAATGGCCTGAGGAGTGGCCAAAGAGACTTGAAACTTATCCCGAATGGATGAACAATAGAGAGAAATTGATCGCAGACAGTGAGCACTGGAAAGCTATTGTTGACCATTCTTATTTAGTTGGCTTGGGTATTGAATGGTCCCAAATTCGGAATGTAATGGATATGAAAGCCATCAATGGAGG ATTTGCAGCAGCTCTTGCACAGCAGAAGGTGTGGGTGATGAATGTTATTCCTGTACATGCACCAAACACCCTTCCCGTAATCTTTGAAAGAGGACTTATTGGTGTGTACCACGATTGGTGTGAGGCTTTTGGTACTTATCCAAGATCATACGACCTTCTACATGCAGATCATCTCTTCTCAAGGCTTAAGAACAG GTGCAAGCACCCCATTGTGATTGTGGTTGAGATGGACCGTATATTACGGCCTGGTGGCTGGGGAATCATACGTGACAAGGTCGAAATACTTGATCCATTAGAGAAAATATTGAGAAGCTTGCACTGGGAGATACGAATGACTTTCGCCAAAGATAAGGAAGGCATCCTTTGTGCTCAAAAGACAATGTGGAGACCTTGA
- the LOC107017785 gene encoding uncharacterized protein LOC107017785: MSNQENGSLPDFILPDSLYTETIREVHSAVEHDWDSLRQSACQTAAGRALWKHVIHDPLAELLAGETYLKKLYEKIKKDILNNAKEISGVIIAVRTLWFDKGIEAALTSFDGGGAQVVILGAGMDTRAYRLSCLKDSNMFEVDFPEVLQMKTTIVEAATETTDEQKHQLMMAKSLNRVAADLREKNWLEKLQESGLNLNTNTVWVLEGILYYLSHSNAMEVLKIIANNCTSAHTVLLADFMNKQSTTMSSSNFHFYSDYPDELLPSLGFSDVKLSQIGDPDAHFGLLHDPLNLFNKLRNLPRSLQTHPDGTPCCRLYLLQASGEPPNKTIL; this comes from the exons ATGTCTAATCAAGAAAATGGTAGCTTGCCTGATTTTATACTACCTGATTCTTTGTACACTGAAACCATCAGAGAAGTTCATTCAGCTGTCGAACATGATTGGGATTCTTTGAGACAATCAGCATGTCAAACTGCAGCTGGAAGGGCGCTATGGAAACATGTGATCCATGATCCACTAGCAGAGTTACTTGCAGGGGAGACGTACCTGAAAAAATTGTATGAGAAGATTAAGAAAGATATCCTCAACAATGCTAAAGAGATTTCTGGAGTTATCATTGCAGTAAGGACACTATGGTTTGATAAGGGAATTGAAGCAGCTCTTACTTCTTTTGATGGCGGAGGAGCACAAGTTGTCATTCTTGGAGCAG GTATGGATACAAGGGCATATCGCTTGAGTTGCTTGAAAGACAGCAACATGTTTGAGGTTGATTTTCCAGAGGTCTTGCAGATGAAAACCACTATTGTAGAGGCAGCAACAGAAACAACAGatgaacaaaagcaccaactAATGATGGCAAAATCATTGAACAGAGTGGCAGCGGACCTGAGAGAAAAGAACTGGCTTGAAAAGCTTCAAGAATCAGGCTTAAATCTAAATACGAATACAGTGTGGGTATTAGAGGGAATTCTCTACTATCTTTCTCACTCAAATGCAATGGAAGTACTAAAGATTATAGCAAATAACTGTACCTCTGCTCATACAGTACTCTTAGCGGACTTCATGAACAAGCAATCAACCACAATGTCCAGCTCAAATTTCCATTTCTATAGCGACTATCCTGATGAGTTATTGCCATCACTAGGATTTTCTGATGTTAAACTTTCTCAAATTGGTGACCCAGATGCACATTTCGGGTTGTTGCATGACCCACTAAATTTGTTCAACAAGTTGCGCAACTTGCCCAGGTCACTTCAAACTCACCCAGATGGAACCCCATGTTGTAGGTTGTATTTGCTTCAGGCTTCTGGAGAACCACCAAACAAGACTATTTTGTGA
- the LOC107017059 gene encoding DUF21 domain-containing protein At1g47330 — MADVPCCGTEFFVFILVIIGLVLFAGLMAGLTLGLMSLGLVDLEVLSKSGRPQDRIHASKILPVVKNQHLLLCTLLIGNSLAMESLPIFLDKLVPSWAAVLVSVTLILMFGEIIPQAICTRYGLTVGATVAPLVQLLLWLFFPIAYPISKVLDWMLGKGHAALLRRAELKTFVDFHGNEAGKGGDLTHDETTIIAGALELTEKTAKDAMTPISKAFSLDLDGTLNLETLNAIMTMGHSRVPVYYRKSTNIIGLILVKNLLAVHSEENSVPLRKMLIRKIPRVSENMPLYDILNEFQKGHSHIAVVYKDLNETKDMPVNDKDGDSATPKSNSHDIKTALHKADDDQVPKKSPPPTPAFKKRHKGCSFCILDLENTPIPEIPSNQEVVGVITMEDVIEELLQEEILDETDEYVNIHNRIKVNMNSSQDFSAEQNSSTQLLQAL, encoded by the exons ATGGCAGATGTGCCTTGTTGTGGAACAgaattttttgtgtttattttggttattataGGATTAGTGTTGTTTGCTGGTTTGATGGCTGGTCTTACACTTGGTCTTATGTCTCTTGGACTTGTCGACCTTGAAGTTCTCAGCAAATCTGGTCGTCCACAAGATCGTATTCATGCCT CTAAAATACTTCCAGTCGTAAAAAACCAACACCTTTTGCTTTGTACACTCTTGATCGGCAACTCTTTAGCAATGGAG TCTCTTCCAATTTTCTTGGACAAGCTTGTACCTTCATGGGCAGCTGTACTGGTATCTGTGACACTGATTCTCATGTTTGGAGAG ATAATTCCTCAAGCAATCTGTACTCGCTATGGATTGACTGTTGGAGCTACTGTGGCACCTCTTGTTCAGCTTCTTCTCTGGTTATTCTTCCCCATTGCTTATCCAATTAGTAAG GTCTTGGATTGGATGTTAGGTAAGGGGCACGCTGCCCTTCTGCGAAGAGCTGAGCTCAAAACTTTTGTGGATTTCCATGGCAATGAG GCTGGAAAAGGAGGGGATTTGACACATGATGAAACAACAATAATTGCTGGAGCACTGGAGTTGACAGAAAAAACTGCAAAAGATGCGATGACTCCAATATCAAAAGCTTTTTCTCTTGATCTGGACGGAACACTTAACTT GGAAACACTAAATGCTATAATGACAATGGGGCATAGCAGAGTTCCTGTTTACTACAGAAAGTCGACAAATATTATAGGACTAATTTTG GTTAAAAATCTTTTGGCGGTTCACTCAGAGGAAAATTCAGTTCCCCTGAGGAAAATGTTGATAAGAAAAATTCCGAG GGTTTCTGAAAACATGCCTCTGTATGACATTTTGAATGAGTTTCAGAAGGGCCATAGCCACATTGCTGTTGTATATAAAGATCTGAACGAGACGAAAGATATGCCTGTGAATGATAAAG ATGGTGATAGCGCAACACCAAAATCCAACTCGCATGACATTAAGACTGCATTACATAAGGCTGATGATGACCAAGTCCCAAAGAAATCTCCTCCCCCTACTCCTGCTTTCAAGAAGAGGCACAAAGGTTGctcattttgtattttggaTTTGGAAAACACTCCAATACCAGAGATCCCTTCCAATCAAGAAGTTGTTGGTGTTATTACTATGGAAGATGTCATTGAGGAGCTTCTTCAG GAGGAGATATTGGATGAAACCGATGAATATGTCAACATTCATAACAG GATAAAGGTGAACATGAATTCTTCACAAGATTTTTCAGCTGAACAGAATTCCTCAACTCAGCTGCTCCAGGCCCTCTGA